A segment of the Bernardetia sp. genome:
GTTTATTGGTGAGAATGTAATTTACATTGTTGGTGTCTTGATTATTGTTTTGGGAGTAGGTATTGGTGTAAAATATGCCATCGATAATGATATGATTAGTCCTCTTACAAGAATTGTATTAGGCTATTTTATGGGTGCTGGTCTTTTAGGATTTGCTATTTATTTGAAGAAAAAATACGAACAAATCAGTGCAGGACTTCTGAGTGGTGCAATGGCAATTTTCTATTTCGTAACCTTTATGGGATATGATTTTTATGCGCTTTATCCTAAAGAGTTAGCGTTTGGGCTAATGGTTGTCTTCACTATTTTTACGGTAGTGGCTTCTCTACACTACGACAGACAAATTATTGCTCATATTGGACTGGTGGGCGCATACTGTGTGCCATTTTTGCTAAGTGATGGTTCTGGAAAAGTGATGATACTGTTTATCTATATGGCAATTATCAATTTAGGGATTTTGGCTATTTCTATCAAAAAATATTGGAAGTGGCTATTTATCAATGCTTTTTCGCTTACTTGGCTGATTGTTTTGGGTTGGTACGGTGCAAAATACAGCAAGGAAGAACATTTTAGCTTATCTCTAATTTTCTCAACGCTATTTTTCCTTATTTTCTATATTTCATTTTTGGCGTACAAAATCCGAAAGAAAGAAGTATTTGGGATTAGTGATGTGATTTTGATGCTCATCAACTCTTTTATTTTCTACGGAATTGGTTTTGTAACGCTTATTGATAATCCACAAACAGAAAATTTAGTCGGACTTTTCACGCTTGGAAATGCGATTATTCACTTTGGAGTGAGTGTAGTCTTGTATAAAAATAAACTTGCTGACAGAAATCTGTTTTACCTCGCTTCTGGAATGGTCTTGGTTTTTATTACGATTGCCGTTCCTGTGCAGCTAGATGGAAACTGGGTTACGCTGATTTGGTCGTTGCAGGCTGCACTTTTATTTTGGATTGGCAGGACGAAAAAAGTCGGGGTTTATGAAACGCTCTCTTTTCCTCTGATGGTTTTGGCTGCTTTTAGTATGCTACAAGATTGGGCAATGGCGATTGATGCTTCTACTGGAGTATATGATTATGAGACAAGTAAAATGGTTGTAAATGAAGTTTTACCTATTTTCAATGTAATTTTTCTTACAGGAGTTATTTTCGCAGGCTCATTTTTCTTTATTGATTGGCTTAATAAAAATGATAAATATGTTTCACCTCTTAAAGAAAAGGCAAGTGGTTTTTTAAGTTTTGTAACAGTTGTTATTACCACGACGCTACTTTTTGCTATTTATTTGCCTTTGTTTGTTGAGATTACGGTTTATTTCAATCAGCTTTTTGAGGCTTCACAGATAGAAGTAATGGGAGAATATGGTATGGAGACTTTTCATGATTATGATTTTAGACATTTTCTATCTGTTTGGTTACTTAACTACACACTTGTGTTTTTTATTAGTTTAGGCTTCTATATTATTAAAAAAGTAGAAACTCAAATGTCTGTTATTCTGTATTACTTGGCTTCTGCTTTTGTCTTATTTATCTTTATGAGTTTAGGCTTGTATGAACTAAGCGAACTTAGAGAAAGCTATGTAACTCAAAGACTAGGTAAATATTATAACATTGGAGTATTTAATCTTATCATACGTTATATTTCTTTTGCGCTTGTTGGAGGACTTTTGTTTACTCTTTTCAAATTGGCGAAGCAAGAATTTTTGAAGTTCAATTTCCTTCCGTTTTTTGACTTTATCTTGCACGTTTCTGTGCTGTGGCTTCTAAGTGCCGAACTTATCCATATTTTGAGCCTAATGAGCAATGCAGATGCTTACAAATTAGGATTGAGTATTTTATGGGGAGTATATGCGCTCTTTGTAGTAGGCTTAGGAATTTGGAGAAAGAAAAAATACTTGCGTATTGGTGGACTGGCTTGGTTTGCTATCACACTTGTAAAACTTTTCTTTTACGATATTGCAGCTCTTTCTACTATTTCCAAAACGATTGTTTTTGTGTGTTTGGGTACGCTACTCGTTATTATTTCGTTCCTGTACAACAAATACAAAGATAAGATTGAGGAGTGAAGATGAACGAAAATGACTATTATTTGCACATATTGACCACTCGCAAAATATGAGCGAGACTATTATCAATAAAATAACTGTAAAGACAAAACAAATGATGATAAAGAGAAAGTTAATTTTAATGAGACTTTGGCAAACATTGACAATTATAGTATGTATCTACCTGATTGTAATGGCTTTCATGGCGTATAATTGGTATCCTGACAGCCAAACACCTAAGTATAATGCTATTATAGGGCTACTTCTTTTTTCAACCGTGGTTGCAAGATTAATAACACCTCAAAACAGAGTAATTCCTATTTTAATAATTCTTGACTTTTTTCTAATCACTATTATTTCCAGAGCTTTTATAAATAATGGCTTTTGGCACAGCATCTTTTCAGTTATAACACATCTACCTATACTGCCTATGTTGATAATCTTGATGACTGACTATCCTTTAAGATATTATTATTTCAAGGAAAACAAAAATTACAGAATCTAAATTCATAGGTTTGCTTTCCATATCTTTCTCGGTTACCAAAAAATGAATAAAAGAAAGATAAGTATTCGGTATACCTGCCGTGGTTTTTGCATTTACTTTAGTTAAGTTTAAGAATTTGAGGTTATATTTAGAACAACAAAAGGCTAGAAGCCTAAATACATTTCAATCAAAACATCATGACCCTTCAAGAGAGAAAAAAAGAGCTAATAAGAAAAATAGAAAGTATGTCAGATGAGCAAATCAATGCTCTTTATAAAACTGTATCTGAACTTTTAGAAAAAGAAAATCAAGATAAAAAACATATTGAGAATTCAGAGTTTGAACGGCTTTTAAAACAAGATTTAGAACAGTATAAAGAAGTTTGGAAAGAATTAGCCTAAAAAATGTCTATGTTTTATCTATCAAAAGAACAAATTATCACTATCAATCGCTTACAGGTAGAAGGTTTTGGGGGAAAGTTTGCCCCTCCTCAAAATTTTTTGAAAGAATCTGGTTTGGACTATCTTTTGGAAATCATAGATAGTGAGATGTTTGGAGAACCTTTGTACCCATCCATTTATCAAAAAGCTGGATTGTATATGCACAGTATTGTTTCTAATCACGTATTTCAAGATGGAAACAAAAGAACAGGACTGCAATCTGCTCATATTTTTATGAAGGCAAATGGATATTTCTATAAAAAAGAAATGACTGATGAA
Coding sequences within it:
- a CDS encoding DUF2339 domain-containing protein; translated protein: MNNKQQINELLRKLSIVENKQAIFEREIYKLRVEIEGLQNETSFETEPKEKTKPIFKDIPSDFPQQEETKRKEFEKQSQGQKQEPIRRKTPVFEKQHPKVRHKSSLEKFIGENVIYIVGVLIIVLGVGIGVKYAIDNDMISPLTRIVLGYFMGAGLLGFAIYLKKKYEQISAGLLSGAMAIFYFVTFMGYDFYALYPKELAFGLMVVFTIFTVVASLHYDRQIIAHIGLVGAYCVPFLLSDGSGKVMILFIYMAIINLGILAISIKKYWKWLFINAFSLTWLIVLGWYGAKYSKEEHFSLSLIFSTLFFLIFYISFLAYKIRKKEVFGISDVILMLINSFIFYGIGFVTLIDNPQTENLVGLFTLGNAIIHFGVSVVLYKNKLADRNLFYLASGMVLVFITIAVPVQLDGNWVTLIWSLQAALLFWIGRTKKVGVYETLSFPLMVLAAFSMLQDWAMAIDASTGVYDYETSKMVVNEVLPIFNVIFLTGVIFAGSFFFIDWLNKNDKYVSPLKEKASGFLSFVTVVITTTLLFAIYLPLFVEITVYFNQLFEASQIEVMGEYGMETFHDYDFRHFLSVWLLNYTLVFFISLGFYIIKKVETQMSVILYYLASAFVLFIFMSLGLYELSELRESYVTQRLGKYYNIGVFNLIIRYISFALVGGLLFTLFKLAKQEFLKFNFLPFFDFILHVSVLWLLSAELIHILSLMSNADAYKLGLSILWGVYALFVVGLGIWRKKKYLRIGGLAWFAITLVKLFFYDIAALSTISKTIVFVCLGTLLVIISFLYNKYKDKIEE
- a CDS encoding type II toxin-antitoxin system death-on-curing family toxin — its product is MFYLSKEQIITINRLQVEGFGGKFAPPQNFLKESGLDYLLEIIDSEMFGEPLYPSIYQKAGLYMHSIVSNHVFQDGNKRTGLQSAHIFMKANGYFYKKEMTDETLINFTISVAAGDKTLEEVQHWFEENIEKV